The following are from one region of the Colias croceus chromosome 4, ilColCroc2.1 genome:
- the LOC123691491 gene encoding sugar transporter SWEET1 — translation MYLSDIRTIIESLAVVTTICQFLSGILVCKQYVANRTTGEASPLPFTCGMFSCSLWLLYGLTKDDGNMIIVNLVGVILMVAYTTVFYVFTFKKSLLLRQAYTTIALCIFAVGYVNVEEDNEVLLSRLGISACSLTLLAVASPMSKLMYVIRTKSSECLPFPMIFMSFLVSSLWFFYGIIEEDVYLTIPNFIGAALALAQLSLFILYPSKPSSPLLPRSTLA, via the exons ATGTATTTATCCGACATAAGAACTATAATAGAGAGCCTGGCTGTTGTTACTACAATTTGTCAATTTTTATCGGGCAT ATTGGTATGCAAACAGTATGTTGCTAACCGCACTACTGGTGAAGCTTCACCATTGCCATTCACTTGTGGCATGTTCTC GTGTAGCCTGTGGCTTTTATATGGACTGACCAAGGATGATGGGAATATGATAATAGTCAATTTAGTTGGAGTTATACTAATGGTCGCATACACAACtgtgttttatgtatttacttttaagaAGTCCTTGCTTTTGCGGCAGGCATACACAACAATAGCATTGTGTATATTTGCTGTTGGCTATGTTAATGTTGAAGAGGATAATGAAGTGTTATTAAGTCGTCTTG GTATCAGTGCTTGTTCATTGACATTATTAGCTGTAGCTTCACCAATGAGCAAGCTCATGTATGTAATAAGGACAAAGAGTTCTGAATGTCTACCATTTCCTATGATATTCATGTCATTCCTAGTATCCAGTTTGTGGTTCTTCTATGGTATAATAGAAGAAGATGTCTATCTTACT ATTCCAAACTTCATTGGTGCTGCTTTGGCGTTGGCACAACTGtctctatttatattatatcccaGCAAGCCATCTTCACCCCTCTTGCCAAGGTCAACTTTAGcctaa
- the LOC123691490 gene encoding uncharacterized protein LOC123691490, translated as MCHFLTKKIIIRVILPCTLTVCWVILSLSNYTSIHGGLETVLSLTLNPYNSTVLIVQENYNGTESFLINTPGCFIPNYGKTLTFKEAKIMNKSCGERAVFVNKLSNDYFTIVINEVKFKKYGNNRSGYECCYQFITPGVVLGREDYTNIRYTNCVSFKNGSKIQLEEEMIAINCAIFKPQKEIIYRDVYILVKKKNNKTEKHNYPWNVMVLGMDTMSRGRFISSMPSTAKYLQTHHWLDFRGFQKVGYNTFPNVMALMTGKNTTEVHRLCKNGMDKCNDVMLWSHFKKAGYYTATGEEFLRLPDTFTRYNSFKTSPTDHYIRPFFLTGENMIGNFICAKKQPSAKHMLDYAYDFANSYRKDNFFSMFWMNSFSHNLENVPSLIDADMVEFFKTMSESGILNNTFVFFLSDHGIRYGRMRLSYESYYEERLPMLYVWVPLAFRDAYTEMYDNLIINQNRLITPYDVYVTMLSILDVSQKKSLATSEACPNCSSMFHELSPYRTCSDVNVDEKWCSCHDVTESKKDNPIVLSALHTAIEDIQEKIKNIKTKPCVECQNLKLKTFVRAHEYKKSVNETIFILAFTLTPGEVSYEANIAYNGRQFSVLNSTETISTYNTRGNCVKNAVDRAFCVCKKQLHCKKIKTKFSYLAYFIFPHSKTTSYR; from the exons GtgtcattttttaacaaaaaaaattattatccgAGTTATTTTACCTTGCACATTGACGGTATGTTGGGTTATACTATCATTGAGTAATTACACGAGCATTCATGGAGGATTGGAAACAGTTTTATCCTTAACTTTAAACCCTTACAACAGTACAGTACTTATTGTACAAGAAAACTATAACG GAACTGAAAGCTTCTTAATTAATACACCGGGATGTTTTATACCCAACTACGGGAAAACATTGACCTTCAAGGAagctaaaataatgaataagtCATGTGGAGAGAGAGCTGTATTCGTAAATAAACTATCAAACGATTATTTTACAATCGTAATAAATgaggtaaaatttaaaaagtacggTAACAATAGAAGTGGTTACGAATGTTGCTACCAATTCATAACCCCTGGTGTCGTATTAGGAAGAGAAGATTACACAAATATAAG atatacGAACTGTGTTTCGTTCAAAAATGGAAGTAAAATACAACTTGAAGAAGAGATGATAGCGATAAATTGTGCCATATTTAAACCTCAAAAAGAGATTATCTACAGAGATGTTTATATTCTAGTCAAGAAAAAGAATAATAAGACGGAGAAACATAATTATCCTTGGAACGTCATGGTGCTAGGAATGGATACGATGTCTAGAGGTCGCTTCATTAGCAGCATGCCATCAACGGcgaaatatttacaaacacatcaTTGGTTAGATTTCCGAGGATTTCAAAAG GTCGGATACAACACGTTCCCAAATGTAATGGCCTTAATGACTGGAAAAAACACAACGGAAGTGCATAGGCTTTGCAAAAACGGCATGGACAAATGCAATGATGTGATGCTGTGGAGTCATTTTAAAAAAGCTGGTTATTACACCGCTACTGGAGAAGAATTCTTAAGACTACCAGATACGTTTACAAGATATAACAGCTTTAAAACATCCCCAACCGACCATTATATACGCCCATTTTTTCTCACAGGAGAAAACATGAttggtaattttatttgcgCTAAGAAACAACCTTCAGCAAAACATATGCTTGATTACGCATATGACTTCGCCAATAGTTACAGAAAAGATAATTTCTTCAGCATGTTTTGGATGAACTCTTTTAGTCACAATTTAGAAAATGTTCCCTCTCTAATAGATGCAGATATGGTGGAATTCTTTAAGACTATGAGTGAAAGCggtatattgaataataccTTCGTTTTCTTTTTAAGTGATCACGGTATTAGATACGGCCGAATGAGGCTTTCGTATGAATCTTATTATGAGGAGCGTCTACCGATGCTATACGTATGGGTGCCATTAGCATTTCGAGATGCCTATACAGAAATGTATGATAATCTGATCATTAATCAAAACAGGCTTATTACTCCCTATGATGTATATGTAACTATGTTAAGTATTTTAGATGTATCACAAAAGAAATCTCTTGCTACCTCAGAAGCATGTCCAAATTGTTCTAGTATGTTCCACGAGTTATCCCCATACAGAACTTGTAGTGACGTCAATGTAGATGAAAAATGGTGCAGTTGTCATGACGTCACAGAGTCCAAAAAAGATAATCCAATAGTTTTAAGCGCATTACACACTGCCATTGAAGAtatacaagaaaaaataaagaacatTAAAACAAAGCCTTGTGTTGAGTGCCAAAATCTGAAATTAAAAACGTTTGTTAGAGCTCACGAATATAAGAAATCAGTAAATGAaacgatatttattttagcgtTCACATTGACGCCCGGGGAAGTATCATACGAAGCTAATATTGCATATAATGGTCGTCAATTCAGTGTTTTAAATTCTACTGAGACAATATCTACATACAACACGAGAGGAAATTGCGTAAAAAATGCTGTAGATCGTGCCTTTTGTGTGTGTAAAAAACAGTtacattgtaaaaaaataaaaacaaaatttagttACTtggcttattttatttttcctcatTCGAAAACTACTAGTTACAGATGA